A genomic stretch from Thermococcus sp. MV5 includes:
- a CDS encoding ATP-binding protein, protein MLDKDSTLQHILDFQEKNLPELINRELTIPMKREYVISIIGPRRAGKTFYFYQLIKSLPRENVVYIDFEHPVFDGFKAEDIGDVLKLHREAVGEPIYIFLDEVQNVPKWEKAVRYLHDEGYHVLITGSSSKLLSKEIATALRGRALKYTLLPFSFREFLMAKGFVYRKYLSSKKEAEVKALLREYLTWGGFPRVVLENEERIKEKILMEYLDMIVYKDIIERHNIRNLHVVKLLIRSLMRSFSKEFSVHSFYNSLKSQGIKVSKGILYEYLSYMEDAMTIFLLKKFSYSIKTSELSIPKIYPVDTGLAKVFSFTSDIGRLMELVVFLELKRREKGVYYYKGQKEVDFIVTEREKPVELVQVTYAMDSNDVKPREIDAIETAGEKINVDQKTVITWDYEDERSGIRFIPLWKWLIEAD, encoded by the coding sequence ATGTTAGACAAGGATAGTACACTCCAGCATATTCTTGACTTTCAGGAAAAAAACCTACCTGAGTTAATTAACCGTGAGCTTACAATACCCATGAAAAGGGAGTATGTAATCTCGATAATCGGACCACGCAGAGCAGGAAAGACATTTTATTTTTATCAGCTAATTAAAAGTCTTCCAAGGGAGAACGTAGTATATATCGACTTCGAACATCCAGTTTTTGATGGATTCAAGGCGGAGGATATTGGAGATGTCTTAAAACTGCACAGGGAAGCTGTTGGAGAGCCCATATATATATTTCTCGATGAAGTCCAAAATGTCCCGAAATGGGAAAAAGCTGTGAGATACCTCCACGACGAGGGCTATCATGTTCTCATAACTGGCTCATCCTCAAAACTCCTCTCAAAGGAAATAGCAACAGCTCTAAGGGGGAGAGCCTTGAAATACACACTCTTGCCTTTCAGCTTTCGTGAGTTTCTAATGGCGAAGGGTTTCGTCTATAGGAAATACTTGAGCTCAAAGAAGGAAGCAGAAGTGAAAGCCTTATTGCGAGAGTACTTAACATGGGGAGGTTTTCCAAGGGTCGTGCTTGAGAATGAAGAAAGAATCAAAGAAAAAATCCTCATGGAGTACCTCGATATGATAGTTTACAAGGATATTATTGAGAGACACAACATCAGGAACCTGCATGTCGTTAAACTTTTAATCCGATCCCTTATGCGCTCATTCTCAAAAGAGTTCAGCGTTCACAGTTTCTATAACTCCCTGAAATCCCAAGGAATTAAAGTCAGCAAAGGAATCCTATATGAATACTTGAGCTACATGGAAGACGCTATGACCATTTTTCTCCTTAAAAAGTTTAGCTACTCAATAAAGACATCAGAACTATCAATCCCTAAGATTTATCCTGTTGATACTGGTCTGGCCAAAGTCTTTTCTTTCACCTCAGACATTGGCAGGCTAATGGAACTGGTGGTTTTTCTTGAGCTGAAGAGGAGGGAGAAAGGAGTTTACTACTACAAAGGCCAGAAAGAAGTTGATTTTATTGTAACGGAGAGAGAAAAACCTGTCGAACTGGTTCAAGTTACCTATGCAATGGACTCGAACGATGTAAAGCCAAGAGAGATAGATGCTATTGAAACGGCTGGAGAAAAAATCAATGTAGATCAGAAAACTGTGATTACATGGGACTATGAAGATGAAAGAAGTGGGATAAGGTTTATACCCTTATGGAAATGGTTGATTGAGGCCGATTAG
- the ppcA gene encoding phosphoenolpyruvate carboxylase, which translates to MIPRTMSTQHPDNVFIPFFAHESSLGGEDEVLEAFYAFSVLGVQEQMWDFEGKEVDEFVVKKLLEKYGGFFKKKKLGKDFRITPRVPNPSVEKAEAKLLLETLESIPRSADYAKIFYNEEVAPIFEVILPMTTSSEEIERVYELYKKYIIGKQYKRVYDVKIYEWIGKFYPEEISVIPLFETKEAILNAHEILEEYLTGKQFEYQRVFLARSDPAMNYGLISAVIYDKYALFKLQELEEEIGITIYPIIGVGGVPFRGHFTPNNAKEVLEEYPSVQTFTIQSSFKYDHQPKEVIKAIERVNESKRKPAKPIDEEIFAILEKYEEKYSKELKALAPVIREVAKYVPSRRRRKLHIGLFGYSREINGMALPRAIKFTASLYSLGVPPELLGLSALSESELDKISEHYKGLYRDLNFAMMFFNPRAAEKFKFLKHIADFQKEFGVEPVEEHEAITSRILSGEFDEGLIVEAAGLRGFLG; encoded by the coding sequence ATGATACCAAGGACAATGAGTACCCAACATCCTGACAACGTATTCATACCATTTTTTGCACATGAAAGCTCTCTGGGAGGAGAGGACGAAGTCTTGGAAGCGTTCTACGCTTTTAGTGTGCTTGGTGTACAAGAACAGATGTGGGACTTCGAAGGAAAAGAGGTAGACGAATTTGTGGTGAAGAAACTTCTGGAAAAATACGGAGGATTCTTTAAAAAGAAGAAACTAGGCAAAGATTTTAGAATAACTCCCCGTGTTCCAAACCCCAGCGTAGAAAAGGCCGAAGCTAAACTTTTACTTGAAACTCTCGAAAGTATACCTCGCTCTGCAGACTATGCCAAGATCTTCTATAATGAGGAGGTTGCTCCAATATTCGAAGTTATCCTCCCAATGACAACTTCATCAGAGGAAATAGAAAGAGTTTATGAGCTCTACAAAAAATACATAATAGGGAAACAGTACAAAAGAGTCTATGATGTAAAAATCTATGAATGGATTGGAAAATTCTACCCGGAAGAAATAAGTGTTATACCTCTTTTTGAGACAAAAGAAGCCATATTAAATGCACATGAGATCTTAGAAGAATATCTAACAGGAAAGCAATTTGAATATCAGCGAGTTTTTCTTGCAAGAAGCGACCCAGCAATGAACTATGGTCTGATAAGTGCCGTTATTTATGATAAGTATGCATTGTTTAAACTTCAAGAACTTGAGGAGGAGATTGGTATCACCATATATCCCATAATAGGCGTAGGCGGAGTACCATTTAGGGGCCATTTTACCCCCAATAATGCTAAAGAAGTCCTGGAAGAATATCCAAGTGTTCAAACTTTTACCATTCAGAGCTCGTTTAAGTACGATCACCAGCCAAAAGAAGTTATTAAAGCCATCGAACGTGTTAATGAGTCTAAGCGAAAACCTGCAAAACCAATAGATGAGGAAATCTTTGCGATTTTAGAGAAGTACGAGGAAAAATACTCCAAAGAACTCAAAGCTTTAGCCCCAGTTATAAGAGAAGTAGCAAAATATGTACCCTCAAGGAGAAGAAGGAAACTCCACATAGGCCTCTTCGGATACTCAAGGGAAATTAACGGCATGGCTCTACCGAGAGCCATAAAATTCACCGCATCCCTTTATTCCCTTGGTGTTCCACCAGAGCTCTTAGGTCTGAGTGCTTTAAGTGAAAGTGAGTTAGACAAAATCAGCGAACATTATAAAGGTCTTTACAGAGATCTTAACTTTGCCATGATGTTTTTTAACCCGAGAGCAGCCGAGAAGTTCAAGTTCCTAAAGCATATTGCCGACTTCCAAAAAGAGTTCGGAGTCGAGCCTGTTGAAGAGCATGAGGCAATAACCAGTAGAATACTAAGTGGGGAGTTCGATGAAGGCTTAATCGTCGAAGCTGCGGGTTTAAGGGGCTTTTTAGGTTGA